A genomic stretch from Streptomyces venezuelae ATCC 10712 includes:
- a CDS encoding GmrSD restriction endonuclease domain-containing protein, whose protein sequence is MHAQQTTFSKLVHGETQFQVPLYQRTYTWQRDELRQLWDDVLELVEDKLEGGEPAAHFLGSVVLAPERVAAGGMQRWLVVDGQQRLTTLMLAFTALRDHHRARGREKKAARIHDLILVNGYQDGNDHYRLLPTQADREAFVACVESLPTAGGAGNIGGAYRFFLAALTEGEERADDQWTGAVESVLRGFLSIVSITATEGDNVYRIFESINNTGVGLSQSDLLRNYLFMCLPKRGETVYRTLWLPMQELLGPARLELLVWLDLVVDGDNRAKQSEIYRDQKRRLEPISSDEDALEAEVSRLYVRAGRLMRIVEPSRESDPGLREVLERLARWGGQTHYPLALQLLDRLDEGDCDPKEASAALAYAESYMVRRLFAGHSTTGNNRTFMELPKEVEKELENGRSLADAVRRALSAKTGTRVWPSDAVTRESIRSRPFYKTGRSHQRFEILRRFEESYAASEPVDYGKAKLTVEHVLPQHPAQQWFDLLAEEAGETESPEELHTQLVHTLGNLTLSGDNTRLSNHPFHRKQQILDSSALRMNQHIAAQERWGRAEILARAEEMSDRAVELWPGPIDGVVHADAEWAGWGELRRALLSMPAGTWTTYGDLAALIGTHAVAVGNHISTRPALHGAYRVLTADGKISPGFRWPEGQEDTPDPQSVLESEGVPFDEWGRARRAHRLTAGDLAALVGKDDFEDETPVRTAEGAGGSGGIADGEPAAARFEMLLRDNQTPGTAEGVLATLRFWEEQGGSLDYGKKSETSCFPMLSLDGARARSLWPLALYPVTGTAEVVFQHLKRRPPFDDEVLRRELMARLNRVEGIVLAEAKLDLRPSFPLEVFADHGEELRGVLEWFVHTVALAEARRPVDDAPGGAG, encoded by the coding sequence GTGCACGCGCAGCAGACGACGTTCAGCAAGCTGGTCCACGGCGAGACGCAGTTCCAGGTCCCGCTGTATCAGCGCACCTACACCTGGCAGCGTGACGAGCTGCGGCAGCTGTGGGACGACGTGCTGGAACTCGTCGAGGACAAGCTGGAGGGCGGGGAGCCGGCGGCTCACTTCCTCGGGTCGGTGGTGCTCGCGCCGGAGCGGGTCGCGGCGGGCGGGATGCAGCGCTGGCTCGTCGTCGACGGCCAGCAGCGGCTGACCACGCTGATGCTCGCCTTCACCGCCCTGCGGGATCACCACCGCGCTCGCGGGCGGGAGAAGAAGGCCGCCCGCATCCACGACCTCATCCTGGTCAACGGCTACCAGGACGGGAACGACCACTACCGTCTCCTGCCGACGCAGGCCGACCGTGAGGCGTTCGTCGCCTGCGTGGAGTCGCTCCCCACGGCCGGCGGCGCGGGCAACATCGGTGGCGCCTACCGGTTCTTCCTGGCCGCTCTGACCGAGGGTGAGGAGCGCGCCGACGATCAATGGACCGGCGCCGTGGAGTCCGTACTCAGGGGCTTCCTCTCCATCGTGTCGATCACCGCCACCGAGGGCGACAACGTGTACCGGATCTTCGAGTCCATCAACAACACGGGTGTCGGCCTCAGTCAGAGCGATCTGCTGCGCAACTACCTTTTCATGTGCCTTCCCAAGCGTGGCGAGACTGTCTACCGCACCTTGTGGCTGCCGATGCAGGAGCTGCTCGGCCCGGCCAGGCTGGAGCTGCTCGTCTGGCTCGACCTGGTCGTCGACGGTGACAACCGGGCCAAGCAGAGCGAGATCTACCGGGACCAGAAGAGGCGTCTCGAACCGATCAGTTCGGACGAGGACGCACTGGAGGCGGAGGTCTCGAGGCTGTACGTGCGGGCCGGTCGCCTCATGCGGATCGTCGAGCCGTCGAGGGAGAGCGACCCCGGTCTGCGCGAGGTCCTGGAAAGGCTCGCCCGCTGGGGCGGCCAGACCCACTATCCGCTCGCGCTCCAGCTACTCGACCGGCTGGACGAGGGGGACTGCGACCCCAAGGAAGCGAGCGCCGCTCTCGCGTACGCAGAGAGCTACATGGTGCGGCGCCTGTTCGCCGGCCACTCCACTACGGGTAACAACCGCACCTTCATGGAACTGCCCAAGGAGGTGGAGAAGGAGCTGGAGAACGGGCGTTCGCTCGCGGACGCGGTACGACGCGCTCTGTCCGCCAAGACGGGGACGCGGGTCTGGCCCTCCGACGCGGTGACGCGGGAGTCGATCCGCAGCCGCCCCTTCTACAAGACGGGGCGTTCGCACCAGCGCTTCGAGATCCTGCGCCGCTTCGAGGAGAGCTACGCCGCCAGCGAGCCCGTCGACTACGGCAAGGCGAAGCTCACCGTGGAGCACGTGCTGCCGCAGCACCCCGCCCAGCAGTGGTTCGACCTCCTTGCGGAGGAGGCCGGAGAGACCGAGAGCCCGGAGGAGCTGCACACCCAGCTGGTGCACACCCTCGGCAACCTTACGCTCTCCGGCGACAACACCCGCCTCTCCAACCACCCCTTCCACCGCAAGCAGCAGATCCTCGACTCCAGCGCCTTGCGCATGAACCAGCACATCGCGGCCCAGGAGCGTTGGGGGAGGGCGGAGATCCTCGCGCGCGCCGAGGAGATGAGTGACCGGGCCGTGGAGCTGTGGCCCGGGCCCATCGACGGGGTGGTCCACGCCGACGCCGAGTGGGCCGGCTGGGGAGAGCTGCGCCGGGCACTGCTGAGCATGCCGGCCGGTACGTGGACGACGTACGGTGACCTCGCCGCCCTCATCGGTACTCATGCCGTCGCGGTCGGCAACCACATCAGCACCCGTCCCGCGCTGCACGGGGCCTATCGCGTGCTGACGGCCGACGGCAAGATCTCGCCTGGTTTCCGCTGGCCCGAGGGGCAGGAGGACACGCCCGATCCGCAGAGCGTTCTGGAGTCCGAGGGCGTTCCGTTCGACGAGTGGGGTCGTGCTCGCCGGGCCCATCGACTCACGGCGGGGGACCTGGCCGCTTTGGTGGGCAAGGACGACTTCGAGGACGAGACACCGGTTCGGACCGCCGAGGGGGCAGGAGGCTCCGGGGGCATTGCTGACGGGGAGCCCGCGGCGGCGCGCTTCGAGATGCTGTTGCGCGACAACCAGACGCCCGGCACGGCGGAGGGAGTGCTCGCCACCCTGCGGTTCTGGGAGGAGCAGGGCGGCTCCCTCGACTACGGGAAGAAGAGCGAGACCAGCTGCTTCCCGATGCTGTCCCTGGACGGTGCGCGCGCCCGATCGCTCTGGCCTCTGGCCCTGTATCCGGTGACGGGCACCGCCGAGGTGGTCTTTCAGCACCTGAAGCGTCGGCCGCCCTTCGACGACGAGGTGCTGCGGCGCGAGCTGATGGCGCGACTGAACCGGGTGGAGGGCATCGTGCTCGCGGAGGCGAAGCTGGACCTGCGTCCCTCGTTCCCGCTGGAGGTCTTCGCCGACCACGGTGAGGAGTTGCGCGGCGTCCTGGAGTGGTTCGTCCACACCGTCGCGCTCGCGGAGGCCCGCCGCCCTGTCGACGATGCTCCCGGGGGTGCCGGGTGA
- a CDS encoding DUF4365 domain-containing protein — MEHNNHQGWYGETFVAAIAAAAGFQVAVPYPDIGKDMILGRDHEDPELDVQIALQVKTRRIGDLDPAGGLKITLTIDQFKRLRGRRQVPCYLVVVLVPQDPAAYVRVSGFELVLWHSAYWVSLEDRPLPIQQGQKSVTVTVPRENLLTVDAHEFFHRACEEVPAP; from the coding sequence ATGGAGCACAACAACCACCAGGGGTGGTACGGGGAGACCTTCGTGGCCGCCATCGCCGCCGCGGCGGGTTTCCAGGTGGCCGTGCCCTATCCGGACATCGGCAAGGACATGATCCTCGGGCGGGACCACGAGGATCCCGAGCTCGATGTCCAGATCGCCCTCCAGGTGAAGACCCGGAGGATCGGCGACCTCGACCCGGCCGGCGGCCTCAAGATCACCCTGACGATCGACCAGTTCAAGCGGTTGCGCGGCCGCCGGCAGGTGCCGTGCTATCTGGTGGTCGTCCTGGTGCCGCAGGACCCCGCCGCCTACGTCCGCGTGAGCGGGTTCGAGTTGGTCCTCTGGCACTCCGCGTACTGGGTCTCGCTGGAAGACCGCCCGCTCCCGATCCAGCAGGGTCAGAAGAGTGTCACCGTCACTGTCCCGAGGGAGAATCTGCTCACGGTCGACGCGCACGAGTTCTTCCACCGGGCGTGCGAGGAGGTGCCCGCACCATGA
- the drmD gene encoding DISARM system SNF2-like helicase DrmD: MTTPTTDLAGVAQRAVRRSAEAGDERAVPEIGDLVEVRGLRWVVAEVDQGGTDTGGTGRPGAGSLVTLNSVEEGRYNDTLSVIWEVEPGRRRLPTGSLPDVSAGKFDPPERLAAFLDAVRWSAVTSADVRTLQAPFRSGVAIEPYQLEPVSRAIAAPRVNLLLADDVGLGKTIEAGLVALELILRNRAHKIMIVCPAGLTVKWRDEMAEKFGLDFTVIDSERSAEVRRTHGSAANPFNIYPLSIVSLPWLRGAKAQRLLSEVLPAQDSDADTAVPTKRPFDLLILDEAHHVAPSAPKQLYPVDSQQTKLIRRLAPYFEHRLFLSATPHNGYQESYTALLEIIDGQRFARGVEPDPEAVKDTVVRRLKDDIRDPETGERRFLKRGTKALPVDYTEDERRIHRLLKEYAALRRAKLGTRFKGGRKAADLVTLLLKKRLFSSPDAFARTIEVYLETLRTRKQEAAEKIEDWQETFFDDYADYDDEPLADAEDDAIARATTLQPGTDGDEAGLLEQMREWAVRHQAQADSKARELIDYLKAECLTADGGHWLNERVVVFTEYRDTQIWLQNLLRDHGFGGDRVALLHGGMNAEERERLRLAFQAEPAENDVRILLATDAASEGIDLQRHCHRLVNYDIPFNPNKLEQRIGRIDRYGQTTAPQIVHFIGSGFEKTLDTYDADLEFLSRVAIKVARMEEDLGKVNAVLAEAVQRRMTGDLGADFDVDRAEMYANKKARRGGNVAAERDAQAQAQRLKEQVEATVDTLGITPGRVARVVSTALPLARQHDIRPIPDERALAEGFYEVPTLTSSWERASQGLADKLRPEVQRPVTFDAASAKGRDDVVLAHLGHPLVSMSTRLLRAAVWNKNQAGLARVAAVVSDHPELETTLVGAFARFVLVGADGIRLHEEVLQAGGWLREETGAPARFSRLEKVTTVREILDDALTDSTQASPLLRDRLTAAWPHVGEGLVSSLEWRARNRQTALESRLENRRRDEAERISAQIDRFRDSLRAAIGRTDTEEGQLELEFEEAEQQRRDRENWERRVHALESEKERELASVAARYADPKALLFPVAVVFVVPRREAVK, encoded by the coding sequence ATGACGACGCCGACCACCGACCTGGCGGGTGTGGCACAGCGGGCGGTCCGCCGGAGCGCCGAGGCCGGCGACGAGCGGGCGGTCCCCGAGATCGGCGACCTCGTCGAGGTCCGGGGCCTGCGCTGGGTCGTCGCCGAGGTCGACCAGGGTGGTACGGACACGGGCGGGACCGGCAGGCCAGGCGCGGGCTCGCTCGTGACCCTCAACAGTGTCGAGGAGGGCCGCTACAACGACACCCTCTCCGTCATCTGGGAGGTCGAGCCGGGGCGGCGAAGGCTGCCCACCGGCTCCCTCCCCGACGTATCGGCCGGCAAGTTCGACCCGCCGGAGCGTCTCGCCGCGTTCCTCGACGCCGTCCGCTGGTCGGCGGTCACCTCGGCGGACGTGCGGACGCTTCAGGCGCCCTTCCGGTCCGGCGTCGCCATCGAGCCCTATCAACTCGAACCGGTATCCCGGGCCATCGCGGCGCCCCGCGTCAACCTGCTCCTCGCCGACGACGTCGGCCTCGGCAAGACGATCGAGGCCGGCCTCGTCGCCCTCGAGCTGATCCTCCGCAACCGCGCCCACAAGATCATGATCGTCTGCCCCGCCGGTCTCACCGTGAAGTGGCGGGACGAGATGGCCGAGAAGTTCGGTCTTGACTTCACGGTCATCGACTCCGAGCGCAGCGCCGAGGTCCGCCGCACCCACGGAAGCGCCGCCAACCCCTTCAACATCTACCCGCTGTCGATCGTCAGCCTCCCCTGGCTGCGCGGCGCCAAGGCGCAGCGCCTGCTCTCCGAGGTCCTGCCCGCCCAGGACTCCGACGCCGACACCGCCGTACCCACCAAGCGCCCCTTCGACCTGCTGATCCTCGACGAGGCGCACCACGTCGCCCCCTCCGCGCCCAAGCAGCTGTACCCCGTCGACTCGCAGCAGACCAAGCTGATCCGCCGCCTCGCCCCGTACTTCGAGCACCGGCTCTTCCTGTCCGCCACCCCGCACAACGGCTACCAGGAGTCGTACACCGCCCTGCTCGAGATCATCGACGGCCAGCGCTTCGCCCGGGGCGTCGAGCCCGACCCGGAAGCGGTCAAGGACACCGTCGTCCGCCGCCTCAAGGACGACATCCGCGACCCGGAGACCGGCGAACGCCGCTTCCTGAAGCGCGGGACCAAGGCGCTGCCCGTCGACTACACCGAGGACGAGCGGCGCATCCACCGGCTCCTCAAGGAGTACGCCGCGCTGCGCCGCGCCAAGCTCGGCACCCGCTTCAAGGGCGGACGCAAGGCCGCCGACCTCGTCACCCTGCTCCTGAAGAAGCGCCTCTTCTCCTCACCGGACGCCTTCGCCCGCACCATCGAGGTCTACCTGGAGACCCTGCGGACCAGGAAGCAGGAGGCGGCTGAGAAGATCGAGGACTGGCAGGAGACCTTCTTCGACGACTACGCGGACTACGACGACGAGCCCCTGGCGGACGCCGAGGACGACGCCATCGCCCGCGCGACCACCCTCCAGCCCGGCACCGACGGCGACGAGGCGGGCCTTCTGGAGCAGATGCGGGAGTGGGCCGTCCGCCACCAGGCCCAGGCCGACTCCAAGGCCCGCGAACTGATCGACTACCTCAAGGCGGAGTGCCTGACCGCCGACGGCGGACACTGGCTCAACGAGCGCGTGGTCGTCTTCACCGAGTACCGCGACACCCAGATCTGGCTCCAGAACCTCCTCCGCGACCACGGCTTCGGCGGCGACCGCGTCGCCCTCCTCCATGGCGGCATGAACGCCGAGGAACGCGAACGGCTCCGTCTCGCCTTCCAGGCCGAGCCCGCGGAGAACGACGTCCGCATCCTGCTGGCCACCGACGCCGCCAGCGAGGGCATCGACCTCCAGCGGCACTGCCACCGCCTGGTCAACTACGACATCCCCTTCAACCCCAACAAGCTGGAGCAGCGGATCGGCCGCATCGACCGCTACGGCCAGACCACCGCGCCGCAGATCGTCCACTTCATCGGCAGCGGCTTCGAGAAGACCCTCGACACCTACGACGCCGACCTCGAATTCCTCTCCCGGGTCGCCATCAAGGTCGCCCGTATGGAAGAGGACCTGGGCAAGGTCAACGCCGTCCTCGCGGAGGCCGTCCAGCGGCGGATGACCGGCGACCTCGGCGCCGACTTCGATGTCGACCGCGCCGAGATGTACGCGAACAAGAAGGCCCGGCGCGGCGGCAACGTCGCCGCCGAGCGCGACGCCCAGGCCCAGGCCCAGCGCCTCAAGGAGCAGGTCGAGGCCACGGTCGACACGCTCGGCATCACCCCGGGCAGGGTGGCCCGGGTCGTCTCCACCGCCCTCCCGCTCGCGCGCCAGCACGACATCCGCCCGATCCCCGACGAGCGGGCTCTCGCGGAGGGCTTCTACGAGGTCCCCACGCTCACCAGCTCCTGGGAGCGCGCCTCGCAGGGCCTCGCGGACAAGCTGCGCCCCGAGGTCCAGCGCCCCGTCACCTTCGACGCCGCCTCGGCGAAGGGCCGCGACGACGTTGTCCTCGCCCACCTCGGCCACCCCCTGGTCTCCATGTCCACGCGCCTGCTGCGCGCCGCCGTGTGGAACAAGAACCAGGCCGGCCTCGCCCGTGTCGCCGCCGTCGTCAGCGACCACCCCGAGCTGGAGACCACCCTCGTCGGCGCGTTCGCTCGCTTCGTCCTCGTCGGCGCGGACGGCATCCGCCTCCACGAGGAAGTGCTCCAGGCCGGCGGCTGGCTCCGCGAGGAGACCGGAGCCCCGGCCCGCTTCAGCCGTCTGGAGAAGGTCACCACGGTCCGCGAGATCCTCGACGACGCCCTCACCGACTCCACCCAGGCCTCCCCACTGCTCCGCGACCGGCTCACCGCGGCCTGGCCCCACGTGGGCGAAGGCCTCGTCTCCTCGCTGGAGTGGCGCGCCCGCAACCGCCAGACCGCCCTGGAGAGCCGCCTGGAGAATCGCCGCCGCGACGAGGCGGAGCGGATCTCCGCCCAGATCGACCGCTTCCGCGACTCCCTGCGCGCGGCCATCGGCCGGACGGACACCGAGGAGGGCCAGCTGGAGCTGGAGTTCGAGGAGGCCGAGCAGCAGCGTCGCGACCGAGAGAACTGGGAGCGGCGCGTCCACGCCCTGGAGAGCGAGAAGGAACGCGAACTCGCCTCCGTCGCCGCGCGCTATGCCGACCCCAAGGCGCTCCTTTTCCCCGTCGCCGTCGTCTTCGTCGTTCCCCGCCGGGAGGCCGTCAAGTGA